In Nocardia sp. NBC_00403, one DNA window encodes the following:
- a CDS encoding helix-turn-helix domain-containing protein yields MDDRTELSGFLKSRRARLRPEHVGLRDYGRARRVAGLRREELAQLAGVSIAHCTRLEQGKSDSVSDEVLDAIGAALRLDTDELAYLHRIARRPPPCAAATASSDAPASLRYLLESFVMTPALLVGRHTQIIGWNQLAVAVFGDFPALPENRRTLSHLLFTEPYLRELHGSDWPRAAREQVAHLRVLLGRYRGDPALMAHIDQMRDLSAEFAQMWAEHPVAQVRYRAYVLHHPVVGELTLHGELVALPDLPSCCGLDLFAAEPGSASEQALRKLGSL; encoded by the coding sequence GTGGACGACCGGACCGAGCTCAGCGGCTTCCTCAAATCACGCCGTGCCCGCCTGCGCCCGGAGCACGTCGGGCTGCGCGACTACGGCAGAGCACGCCGGGTCGCGGGCCTGCGGCGTGAGGAGTTGGCGCAGCTGGCGGGCGTGAGCATCGCCCACTGCACACGTCTGGAACAGGGCAAAAGCGACAGCGTCTCGGATGAGGTGCTCGACGCCATCGGGGCGGCGCTACGCCTGGACACCGACGAATTGGCTTACCTGCACCGGATCGCACGGCGTCCCCCGCCGTGTGCGGCGGCCACCGCCTCGTCGGATGCGCCTGCGAGCTTGCGCTACCTGCTGGAGTCGTTCGTGATGACGCCGGCGCTGCTGGTCGGTCGGCACACCCAGATTATCGGCTGGAACCAGCTCGCCGTGGCGGTGTTCGGCGACTTCCCCGCCCTGCCGGAGAACCGCCGCACGCTCTCACACCTGCTGTTCACCGAGCCCTACCTGCGTGAGCTGCACGGCAGCGACTGGCCGCGGGCGGCACGCGAGCAAGTGGCGCATCTGCGTGTTCTGCTCGGACGGTATCGCGGAGACCCCGCACTCATGGCGCACATCGATCAAATGCGTGATCTGAGCGCGGAATTCGCGCAGATGTGGGCGGAGCACCCGGTCGCGCAGGTCCGGTACCGGGCGTATGTGTTGCACCACCCGGTCGTGGGTGAACTGACCCTGCACGGCGAGCTCGTCGCGCTGCCCGACCTGCCGTCGTGCTGCGGGCTGGACCTGTTCGCTGCTGAGCCGGGCTCGGCATCCGAGCAGGCGCTGCGGAAACTCGGAAGCCTGTAG
- a CDS encoding TetR/AcrR family transcriptional regulator, whose protein sequence is MSDRRTQILEAAVRVIAQDGVRGLRIEKLAAAAEVSTALIYYHFKDRAGVLHAALEHINHRAQAYTDRTDTADPRSRVGQMLLLELQDTDEVRETSIAWGELRASAVFHPDLRDPLQATTGSWNTDVEALIRQAQQTGTVHPALDATATAERLTALVEGLSERWHSGSLTLDRARQLLTSAIELELDAKP, encoded by the coding sequence GTGTCAGACCGTCGAACCCAGATCCTGGAAGCCGCCGTCCGTGTCATCGCCCAGGACGGCGTGCGAGGGCTGCGTATCGAGAAACTCGCCGCCGCGGCCGAGGTGTCCACGGCACTGATCTACTACCACTTCAAGGACCGCGCCGGTGTCCTGCACGCCGCGCTCGAACATATCAACCACCGCGCTCAGGCGTACACCGACCGCACCGACACCGCCGACCCCCGCAGCCGGGTCGGGCAAATGCTGCTGCTCGAACTCCAGGACACCGACGAAGTTCGCGAAACCAGCATCGCATGGGGCGAATTGCGCGCCAGCGCCGTCTTCCACCCCGACCTGCGCGACCCCCTGCAAGCCACCACCGGGAGCTGGAACACCGACGTCGAAGCCCTCATCCGGCAGGCCCAACAGACCGGCACCGTCCACCCCGCCCTCGACGCCACCGCCACCGCCGAACGCCTCACCGCCCTCGTCGAAGGACTCAGCGAACGCTGGCACAGCGGCTCCCTCACCCTCGACCGCGCCCGCCAACTCCTCACCAGCGCAATCGAACTCGAACTCGACGCAAAACCCTGA
- a CDS encoding NADPH-dependent F420 reductase has product MPQTLGLIGSGMIGTSIARLAVAADLEVVLSNSRDPETLADLVAELGGRARAATPEAAARAADLVVAAIPLHAYEKLPAEALAGKTVLDTANYYPERDGHVAELDAGELTSAALLQRHLAGSRVIKAFNNITPHQLLSLARPAGAPDRSALPVAGDDAEAKARATRLLNILGYDAVDTGTLATSWRSEPSTPVYIQPYLGETPAMNVEDFLRWTLRTPGIVVPAAQVRKLVETAVRQQAGEARLPSDD; this is encoded by the coding sequence GTGCCCCAAACGCTCGGACTCATCGGCAGCGGAATGATCGGCACTTCCATTGCCCGCCTGGCCGTTGCGGCAGACCTCGAGGTTGTCCTCAGCAATTCGCGAGACCCCGAGACACTTGCCGATCTTGTCGCCGAATTGGGCGGGCGCGCTCGAGCGGCCACACCGGAGGCGGCAGCACGCGCCGCGGACCTGGTGGTGGCCGCCATCCCGCTGCATGCCTATGAAAAGCTCCCCGCCGAAGCTCTGGCCGGGAAGACGGTGCTGGACACGGCGAACTACTACCCCGAGCGGGACGGCCACGTGGCCGAGCTGGATGCGGGCGAACTGACCTCTGCCGCCCTGCTACAGCGCCACCTCGCGGGCTCCCGGGTAATCAAGGCATTCAACAACATCACCCCACACCAGCTGTTGTCTCTCGCGCGGCCCGCAGGCGCGCCGGACCGCAGCGCCCTACCCGTCGCAGGCGACGACGCGGAAGCCAAGGCACGAGCCACCCGGCTGTTGAACATCCTCGGATATGACGCGGTGGACACCGGCACCCTTGCCACCAGTTGGCGCAGTGAACCGAGCACACCGGTGTACATCCAGCCCTACCTCGGCGAAACGCCCGCAATGAACGTCGAGGACTTCCTGCGCTGGACTCTCCGGACGCCTGGCATCGTCGTCCCCGCCGCGCAGGTCCGCAAGCTCGTCGAGACCGCGGTCCGCCAGCAGGCGGGCGAGGCCAGGCTCCCGAGCGATGACTGA
- a CDS encoding epoxide hydrolase family protein: MTEQIRPFRIDVPQEQLDDLHRRLDANRWPDEVPGAGWTQGIPLDYTRELADYWRTTYDWRAQEARLNSFPQFRTEIDGHDLHFIHVRSAESDALPLVLTHGWPGSIVEFLEVIGPLTDPVTHGGNAKDAFHVIVPTIPGYGFSGPAIGWSTTRAARAWAELMRRLGYDRYAAHGEDTGAAITRQLAVIDAEHLVAMHLTDIASATVTAETADLDDPAERRAVELAGRFQYQLGAYAMLQASRPQTLSYALTDSPVGQLAWIVERFKDWTDSTDAPEDAVDRDAMLTNVMIYWLNGTAGSSARYYYEGAATWGKPEPDTNVPVAVAVLPHDIGAPIRRIAEQNHNIVRWTEFDRGGHFAAMEEPDLIIDDLRATFRDYRT, encoded by the coding sequence ATGACCGAACAGATTCGACCGTTTCGCATCGACGTCCCCCAGGAGCAGCTCGACGACTTGCATCGGCGACTGGACGCCAACCGCTGGCCCGACGAGGTTCCCGGCGCGGGGTGGACACAGGGCATCCCGCTGGACTACACCAGGGAACTGGCCGACTACTGGCGCACTACCTACGACTGGCGAGCGCAGGAGGCTCGACTCAACTCCTTCCCGCAGTTCCGCACCGAGATCGACGGCCACGACCTGCATTTCATCCACGTCCGCTCGGCAGAATCCGACGCATTGCCGCTGGTGCTCACGCACGGCTGGCCTGGATCGATCGTGGAATTCCTCGAGGTGATCGGGCCATTGACCGACCCGGTGACGCACGGCGGCAACGCAAAGGACGCGTTCCACGTCATCGTGCCGACCATCCCCGGATACGGGTTCTCCGGACCCGCCATCGGCTGGTCGACCACACGGGCCGCGCGCGCATGGGCCGAACTGATGCGTCGCCTCGGCTACGACCGTTACGCCGCGCACGGCGAAGACACCGGCGCAGCCATCACCCGCCAGCTGGCGGTCATCGATGCCGAGCACCTGGTCGCGATGCACCTGACGGATATCGCCTCGGCCACCGTCACCGCCGAGACCGCCGACCTAGACGATCCCGCCGAACGGCGCGCCGTCGAGCTTGCCGGCCGCTTCCAGTACCAACTCGGCGCGTACGCGATGCTGCAAGCCAGTAGGCCGCAAACGCTGTCCTACGCGCTCACCGACTCGCCGGTGGGTCAATTGGCCTGGATCGTCGAACGGTTCAAGGATTGGACCGACTCCACCGACGCACCCGAGGATGCCGTCGACCGCGACGCGATGCTGACCAACGTCATGATCTACTGGCTCAACGGCACCGCGGGCTCGTCGGCGCGCTACTACTACGAAGGCGCCGCCACCTGGGGCAAACCCGAACCCGACACCAACGTGCCGGTCGCCGTAGCAGTCCTGCCCCACGACATCGGCGCCCCGATCCGCCGTATCGCCGAACAGAACCACAACATCGTGCGCTGGACCGAATTCGACCGAGGCGGCCACTTCGCCGCTATGGAAGAACCCGACCTCATCATCGACGATCTGCGCGCCACGTTCCGCGATTACCGCACATAG
- a CDS encoding alpha/beta fold hydrolase: MSITSTIATSAERRATVSTEDGVALAVREYGPRNADLTVVLLHGHCQRTESWTYVRDALLRRYADARVVCYDHRGHGDSAAASRQTYNLEQLGYDLRNVLDAVAPTGPVVLVGHSMGGMTVLTYASQNPHEIGTRIVGVALIATAANGLADAGFGRLLRNPVVSAFQAAVRRAPGMMHHAKAMVCKVFAPVIRTAEFGNRRVSARVLTLANAMHNDTPIVTMASFLSAFMVYDQTDALPILSKIPTLVLCGSADLMTPLSHSVTMAAVVEYSDFVMVEGAGHSVILEQPSGVVEAIARLMTRAGGTGRVEGVHLTLVA, from the coding sequence ATGTCGATCACCAGCACCATCGCCACCTCGGCAGAACGGCGTGCCACGGTCTCGACCGAAGACGGTGTGGCACTTGCGGTTCGCGAATACGGCCCACGAAATGCCGACCTCACCGTCGTCCTCTTGCACGGACATTGCCAGCGCACCGAGTCCTGGACCTACGTCCGGGACGCGCTGTTGCGCCGATACGCCGACGCCCGGGTCGTCTGCTACGACCACCGCGGCCACGGCGACTCCGCCGCGGCGTCCCGACAGACCTACAACCTCGAGCAGCTCGGCTACGACCTGCGCAACGTTCTCGACGCCGTCGCCCCCACCGGACCGGTCGTCCTCGTCGGCCACTCGATGGGCGGCATGACCGTGCTGACCTACGCCAGCCAGAACCCCCACGAGATCGGCACTCGCATCGTCGGCGTCGCACTCATCGCGACCGCCGCGAACGGGCTCGCCGACGCAGGCTTCGGCCGCCTCCTACGCAACCCGGTCGTTTCGGCATTCCAGGCTGCCGTCCGACGTGCTCCGGGCATGATGCATCATGCGAAGGCAATGGTCTGCAAGGTCTTCGCCCCGGTCATCCGTACCGCGGAATTCGGCAATCGCAGAGTCAGCGCTCGCGTGCTCACCCTTGCCAACGCGATGCACAACGACACGCCGATCGTGACGATGGCGAGCTTCTTGAGCGCCTTCATGGTCTATGACCAAACCGACGCGCTTCCTATCCTCTCGAAGATCCCCACCTTGGTGCTGTGCGGCTCCGCCGACCTGATGACGCCGCTGTCGCATTCCGTCACGATGGCAGCGGTCGTCGAGTACTCGGATTTCGTGATGGTCGAGGGCGCCGGTCACTCGGTGATTCTCGAGCAGCCGAGTGGGGTCGTCGAGGCCATCGCTCGCCTGATGACGCGAGCAGGCGGTACCGGCCGGGTCGAGGGCGTTCACCTCACACTCGTCGCATAG
- a CDS encoding TetR/AcrR family transcriptional regulator: MPAVARTTRARWIAAGLEALGRGGPDAVRVETLATELGVTKGGFYGHFDSRPAFLTEMLDEWELRCTKEVIAQADTEGGDAADRIRLAGQLTFSEDLHRIDLAIRSWARHDQSVATRLRRIDNERMQFLRKMFGTFITDPDEIEARSTLAFALAIGRHFIVADHPGYTKREAVQLAGEYLLRPPP; this comes from the coding sequence ATTCCCGCTGTGGCCCGCACAACACGAGCCCGCTGGATAGCGGCGGGCCTCGAAGCCCTCGGCCGGGGCGGACCCGACGCCGTCCGCGTCGAGACCCTCGCCACCGAGCTCGGCGTGACGAAGGGCGGGTTCTATGGACACTTCGACAGCCGCCCCGCGTTCCTCACGGAGATGCTCGACGAGTGGGAACTCCGCTGTACCAAAGAAGTCATCGCCCAGGCCGACACGGAAGGTGGCGATGCCGCCGACAGGATCCGGCTCGCCGGTCAACTGACTTTCTCAGAGGACCTGCACCGGATTGATCTCGCGATCCGGTCTTGGGCCCGCCACGATCAGTCGGTCGCGACCCGCCTGCGGCGTATCGATAACGAGCGAATGCAGTTCCTGCGGAAGATGTTCGGCACCTTCATCACCGACCCCGATGAGATCGAGGCACGCAGCACCCTGGCGTTCGCACTCGCGATCGGCCGCCACTTCATCGTCGCGGACCACCCTGGCTACACCAAACGCGAAGCCGTCCAGCTTGCCGGCGAATACCTCTTGCGCCCGCCACCGTGA
- a CDS encoding agmatine deiminase family protein, protein MRRRTFVQTTMAAIGSLLLAGCDDNTTPIGSDSRSNHNDGRTWLMPEEGQPHKRTWMAFAAAERIWGAKLVPEVQRNLATIATTIARFEPVSMLVRPDQMAQAKSLIGDADVELIATDLDDLWMRDTGPVFVQSGNTKAGVDFNFNGWGNKQEHRRDAKVAQFVTGRAEVETRHTDLVLEGGALEVDGEGTAIITESCVLNKNRNPGWKKKDVEEELDYLLGIKKVIWLPGIAGEDITDGHTDFYARFAGPGVVVAGLDTDPDSFDYDVTRRHLDILHSATDVYDRPLQVAVLEGPSMVRAKFENDDFAAGYINFYVCNGAVIGPEFGDPDTDSAAKSTLERLFPGREVVQINIDGIAAGGGGIHCTTQQEPAD, encoded by the coding sequence ATGCGGCGGCGCACGTTCGTCCAGACCACGATGGCCGCGATCGGCAGTTTGCTGCTGGCCGGTTGTGACGACAACACCACCCCGATCGGTAGCGACAGCCGTAGCAACCACAACGACGGAAGGACATGGCTGATGCCCGAGGAAGGGCAGCCGCACAAGCGGACCTGGATGGCCTTCGCCGCCGCCGAACGTATCTGGGGCGCGAAGCTGGTGCCGGAGGTGCAGCGCAACCTGGCCACCATCGCCACCACCATCGCCCGCTTCGAACCGGTGTCGATGCTCGTGCGCCCCGACCAGATGGCGCAGGCCAAGAGCCTGATCGGCGACGCGGACGTGGAGCTGATCGCCACCGACCTCGACGATCTGTGGATGCGCGACACCGGCCCGGTGTTCGTGCAGAGCGGAAACACCAAGGCCGGTGTGGATTTCAACTTCAACGGATGGGGCAACAAGCAGGAACACCGCCGCGATGCGAAGGTCGCGCAGTTCGTCACCGGCCGCGCCGAAGTCGAAACCCGGCATACGGATCTGGTGCTCGAGGGTGGCGCGCTCGAGGTCGACGGCGAAGGCACCGCGATCATCACCGAGAGCTGCGTGCTCAACAAAAACCGCAATCCGGGCTGGAAGAAGAAGGACGTCGAGGAGGAGCTCGACTACCTACTCGGGATCAAGAAGGTGATCTGGCTGCCCGGCATCGCCGGCGAGGACATCACCGACGGCCACACCGACTTCTACGCGCGCTTCGCCGGCCCGGGTGTGGTGGTCGCCGGACTCGACACCGACCCGGATTCGTTCGACTACGACGTCACCCGCCGCCACCTCGACATTCTGCACTCGGCGACCGACGTGTACGACCGCCCGCTGCAGGTGGCGGTACTCGAGGGCCCGTCGATGGTGCGGGCGAAGTTCGAGAACGACGACTTCGCCGCCGGCTACATCAACTTCTATGTCTGCAACGGCGCGGTCATCGGTCCCGAGTTCGGCGATCCGGACACCGACAGCGCCGCGAAATCCACCCTCGAGCGACTGTTCCCCGGCCGGGAAGTCGTGCAGATCAATATCGATGGCATCGCCGCGGGTGGCGGCGGCATCCACTGCACCACCCAGCAGGAGCCCGCGGACTGA